A single region of the Micropterus dolomieu isolate WLL.071019.BEF.003 ecotype Adirondacks linkage group LG18, ASM2129224v1, whole genome shotgun sequence genome encodes:
- the sycp1 gene encoding synaptonemal complex protein 1 isoform X3, which produces MMERDRGFNFKLLVPPRVNSGQVSAVRPQELVESCGDFMNTLQQGYSKCFDKEQSMPFPNSGMVAPTRQDFAKMKVVPPMEKDENNGNPVQLYSKLFDEVEKIKCWKVKVDSDTMQKERRLQENKRTIETQRKAIQDLQFGNESLSIKLEEQISENEDLRNKNNGTRNLCNILKDTFQRSAEKMHLFESEREETHHLFMENSESIQKLMAAFESLRVRAEADQQEMQKVKADLLQFEDLKENYRQEYNMKGEEVAVLQTQLTVKENELQKILVDFHEAQKHCKQLQEATNEQYELLKSSKTEQECLLQKLQKAEQRCKETEKNREAVAAMLEQSKEEFTELIQSKDLNLLELSRVKNQQAEKLEQIQTTIQELQNSLALEIQRAKELEDKLMANKKELELRNTLLGETVEQCAKKDGKIKILEEELDKKSKSIESLKGKIDVTEVRVKELTAELSRKKEETQLFQNKVEIAFAENDLLKKAYETAEKAQEDLKERSTVTEIKVQELERQLFTEIKKNKEQTFQTEQLRKDITQHEVKYKELLSNFNELQSEKAAIQKQLESGSYNVQAIEVNMKVSEEKAVKLTREIQRLEEENQCLREEVNSIQTKIQDKYQETETLQKKTEHNCEHLQKEIKEKEKHIKAVETKLCNLRKKIEMKLKAQEEYQKENKVLKKQIAKEIAKSSQLEIVVNSLHEESKSLKRLNEKDHQKMLKDLESKSTFAAELENEVQKIKLTAAEAIKNKEDTELKCQQKIADMVALMEKHKSQYDRMVEEKDAELDENKKKEMETVSHRKFLELALEKHKTDNDQLKQQLKAAVTEKENLEKELTDLKKEMSSVKISLTQLSEASNKQSPASNNNQQTPKESSSKRHVFDFSKSRKTPSYSKDDGNTALIKKTEIHNEDLKNPKNITNRVGGTSKIKSYRIRTPPSEKAARWAKSTIELDPKSDSSDQNDLLSFASAPTPNLSAPLYKRNILKKIQSPVTHKSPGNSLKLAAMKRMRDAGWTAVTGGDKKKKKTNEKIFG; this is translated from the exons AT GATGGAGAGAGACCGGGGTTTTAACTTCAAACTGTTGGTACCGCCTAGGGTCAATAGTGGACAGGTGTCTGCTGTTCGACCTCAGGAATTAGTTGAGAGCTGTGGTGATTTCATGAATACATTGCAGCAG GggtacagtaaatgttttgacaAAGAGCAGAGCATGCCTTTCCCTAATTCAGGCATGGTTGCACCAACGAGACAAG ACTTTGCCAAGATGAAAGTCGTGCCACCAATGGAGAAAGATGag AACAATGGCAATCCAGTACAGCTTTACTCCAAGCTGTTTGATGAAGTTGAGAAAATTAAGTGTTGGAAGGTCAAAGTTGACTCTGACACTATGCAAAAGGAAAGGAGACtccaagaaaacaaaagaacaatagAAACTCAGCGCAAAGCCATTCAAGACCTGCAG TTTGGAAATGAAAGTCTCAGCATAAAGCTGGAGGAACAGATCAGTGAAAATGAGGATTTAAGGAACAA aaacaatGGAACAAGGAACTTGTGTAATATACTCAAAGATACTTTTCAGCGGTCAGCTGAGAAAATGCATTTAT tTGAATCCGAAAGAGAAGAAACACATCACCTCTTTATGGAAAATAGTGAGAGTATTCAG AAACTGATGGCAGCATTCGAAAGCCTTCGTGTTCGAGCAGAAGCTGATCAACAAGAGATGCAGAAAG TCAAAGCGGACTTGCTGCAATTTGAAGATCTAAAAGAGAACTATCGTCAAGAATACAACATGAAAGGGGAAGAG GTTGCAGTTCTTCAAACACAACTTACAGTTAAAGAAAATGAACTACAAAAAATCCTGGTTGATTTCCATGAAGCCCAGAAGCACTGCAAACAGCTTCAAGAAGCAACAA ATGAACAATATGAACTTCTCAAAAGCTCAAAAACTGAGCAGGAGTGCCTTCTTCAAAAACTGCAGAAAGCAGAGCAGCGATGTAAAGAAACTGAG AAAAATCGTGAAGCTGTTGCTGCAATGCTGGAACAAAGTAAAGAAGAATTTACAGAGTTGATTCAAAGCAAAGACTTAAACTTGCTGGAACTCAGCAGAGTTAAAAATCAACAAGCAGAGAAGCTGGAGCAGATTCAGACAACCATTCAGGAGCTACAGAATTCACTAGCCTTAGAGATACAGAG GGCCAAGGAACTAGAGGATAAACTCATGGCAAACAAGAAGGAACTTGAATTAAGAAACACACTTTTAG GAGAGACCGTGGAGCAGTGTGCAAAGAAAGATGGAAAGATCAAAATCCTCGAAGAGGAACTT GACAAAAAATCCAAATCTATTGAGTCTCTGAAAGGTAAGATTGACGTCACTGAAGTCAGAGTGAAGGAACTGACAGCCGAGCTTTcaaggaaaaaagaagaaacccAGCTATTTCAG AATAAAGTAGAGATCGCCTTTGCTGAAAATGATCTACTGAAGAAGGCATATGAAACTGCTGAAAAGGCACAAGAAGATTTAAAGGAGAGGTCCACAGTGACAGAG ATCAAAGTGCAGGAGCTGGAGAGACAATTGTttactgaaataaagaaaaataaagaacaaaccTTTCAGACGGAGCAACTAAGGAAGGACATCACACAGCATGA AGTAAAGTACAAAGAACTATTATCCAACTTTAACGAGCTCCAGTCTGAGAAGGCAGCCATTCAGAAGCAGTTGGAGAGTGGATCTTATAATGTGCAAGCTATTGAGGTAAACATGAAG GTGAGTGAGGAGAAGGCTGTGAAGCTCACAAGAGAAATTCAAAGACTGGAAGAAGAAAACCAGTGTTTACG AGAGGAAGTAAACTCCATTCAAACCAAAATCCAAGACAAATATCAGGAAACTGAGACTCTACAGAAGAAAACTGAACATAAT TGTGAACATCTGCAGAAggaaattaaagaaaaagaaaaacacatcaaagcCGTGGAAACAAAG CTGTGCAATCTCAGGaaaaaaattgaaatgaaaCTTAAAGCCCAGGAGGAATACCAGAAAGAG aatAAAGTGCTTAAGAAACAAATAGCAAAGGAGATTGCAAAATCCAGTCAACTTGAAATTGTG gTCAACAGTCTTCACGAGGAGTCCAAGAGCCTTAAAAGACTGAATGAGAAAGACCATCAGAAAATGCTTAAGGATCTTGAGTCCAAATCAACCTTTGCAGCAGAACTCGAGAATGAG GTACAAAAGATCAAATTAACAGCAGCAGAGGCCATCAAGAACAAGGAAGACACAGAACTCAAGTGTCAACAGAAGATAGCTGATATGGTCGCATTGAtggaaaaacacaaa AGCCAGTACGATCGGATGGTTGAAGAAAAGGATGCGGAGCTTGATGAGAACAagaagaaagagatggagacTGTTTCCCATAGGAAATTCTTG GAGTTGGCTCTCGAGAAGCATAAGACAGATAATGATCAGCTGAAGCAAcagctgaaggcagcagtgacGGAGAAG GAAAACCTGGAGAAGGAGCTAACTGATTTGAAGAAAGAAATGTCATCAGTCAAAATCTCACTGACTCAACTGTCAGAAGCATCAAACAAGCAG TCGCCTGCCTCCAACAACAACCAACAGACTCCAAAAGAGAGCTCTTCAAAGAGACACGTGTTTGACTTCTCCAAGAGCAGGAAAACACCCTCCTACAGCAAAGATGATGGAAATACTGCACTTATAAAGAAAACT GAAATTCACAATGAAGACCTGAAAAACCCAAAAAATATTACCAACAGGGTTGGCGGAACATCAAAGATCAAA TCCTACAGAATACGAACACCCCCTTCTGAAAAGGCGGCACGCTGGGCGAAGAGCACCATAGAGCTTGATCCAAAGTCTGACAGCTCTGATCAAAATGATCtcttg AGCTTTGCAAGTGCACCCACACCCAATTTGTCTGCTCCACTCTACAAACGCAACATCCTTAAAAAG
- the sycp1 gene encoding synaptonemal complex protein 1 isoform X5 has product MKVVPPMEKDENNGNPVQLYSKLFDEVEKIKCWKVKVDSDTMQKERRLQENKRTIETQRKAIQDLQFGNESLSIKLEEQISENEDLRNKNNGTRNLCNILKDTFQRSAEKMHLFESEREETHHLFMENSESIQKLMAAFESLRVRAEADQQEMQKVKADLLQFEDLKENYRQEYNMKGEEVAVLQTQLTVKENELQKILVDFHEAQKHCKQLQEATNEQYELLKSSKTEQECLLQKLQKAEQRCKETEKNREAVAAMLEQSKEEFTELIQSKDLNLLELSRVKNQQAEKLEQIQTTIQELQNSLALEIQRAKELEDKLMANKKELELRNTLLGETVEQCAKKDGKIKILEEELDKKSKSIESLKGKIDVTEVRVKELTAELSRKKEETQLFQNKVEIAFAENDLLKKAYETAEKAQEDLKERSTVTEIKVQELERQLFTEIKKNKEQTFQTEQLRKDITQHEVKYKELLSNFNELQSEKAAIQKQLESGSYNVQAIEVNMKVSEEKAVKLTREIQRLEEENQCLREEVNSIQTKIQDKYQETETLQKKTEHNCEHLQKEIKEKEKHIKAVETKLCNLRKKIEMKLKAQEEYQKENKVLKKQIAKEIAKSSQLEIVVNSLHEESKSLKRLNEKDHQKMLKDLESKSTFAAELENEVQKIKLTAAEAIKNKEDTELKCQQKIADMVALMEKHKSQYDRMVEEKDAELDENKKKEMETVSHRKFLELALEKHKTDNDQLKQQLKAAVTEKENLEKELTDLKKEMSSVKISLTQLSEASNKQSPASNNNQQTPKESSSKRHVFDFSKSRKTPSYSKDDGNTALIKKTEIHNEDLKNPKNITNRVGGTSKIKSYRIRTPPSEKAARWAKSTIELDPKSDSSDQNDLLSFASAPTPNLSAPLYKRNILKKIQSPVTHKSPGNSLKLAAMKRMRDAGWTAVTGGDKKKKKTNEKIFG; this is encoded by the exons ATGAAAGTCGTGCCACCAATGGAGAAAGATGag AACAATGGCAATCCAGTACAGCTTTACTCCAAGCTGTTTGATGAAGTTGAGAAAATTAAGTGTTGGAAGGTCAAAGTTGACTCTGACACTATGCAAAAGGAAAGGAGACtccaagaaaacaaaagaacaatagAAACTCAGCGCAAAGCCATTCAAGACCTGCAG TTTGGAAATGAAAGTCTCAGCATAAAGCTGGAGGAACAGATCAGTGAAAATGAGGATTTAAGGAACAA aaacaatGGAACAAGGAACTTGTGTAATATACTCAAAGATACTTTTCAGCGGTCAGCTGAGAAAATGCATTTAT tTGAATCCGAAAGAGAAGAAACACATCACCTCTTTATGGAAAATAGTGAGAGTATTCAG AAACTGATGGCAGCATTCGAAAGCCTTCGTGTTCGAGCAGAAGCTGATCAACAAGAGATGCAGAAAG TCAAAGCGGACTTGCTGCAATTTGAAGATCTAAAAGAGAACTATCGTCAAGAATACAACATGAAAGGGGAAGAG GTTGCAGTTCTTCAAACACAACTTACAGTTAAAGAAAATGAACTACAAAAAATCCTGGTTGATTTCCATGAAGCCCAGAAGCACTGCAAACAGCTTCAAGAAGCAACAA ATGAACAATATGAACTTCTCAAAAGCTCAAAAACTGAGCAGGAGTGCCTTCTTCAAAAACTGCAGAAAGCAGAGCAGCGATGTAAAGAAACTGAG AAAAATCGTGAAGCTGTTGCTGCAATGCTGGAACAAAGTAAAGAAGAATTTACAGAGTTGATTCAAAGCAAAGACTTAAACTTGCTGGAACTCAGCAGAGTTAAAAATCAACAAGCAGAGAAGCTGGAGCAGATTCAGACAACCATTCAGGAGCTACAGAATTCACTAGCCTTAGAGATACAGAG GGCCAAGGAACTAGAGGATAAACTCATGGCAAACAAGAAGGAACTTGAATTAAGAAACACACTTTTAG GAGAGACCGTGGAGCAGTGTGCAAAGAAAGATGGAAAGATCAAAATCCTCGAAGAGGAACTT GACAAAAAATCCAAATCTATTGAGTCTCTGAAAGGTAAGATTGACGTCACTGAAGTCAGAGTGAAGGAACTGACAGCCGAGCTTTcaaggaaaaaagaagaaacccAGCTATTTCAG AATAAAGTAGAGATCGCCTTTGCTGAAAATGATCTACTGAAGAAGGCATATGAAACTGCTGAAAAGGCACAAGAAGATTTAAAGGAGAGGTCCACAGTGACAGAG ATCAAAGTGCAGGAGCTGGAGAGACAATTGTttactgaaataaagaaaaataaagaacaaaccTTTCAGACGGAGCAACTAAGGAAGGACATCACACAGCATGA AGTAAAGTACAAAGAACTATTATCCAACTTTAACGAGCTCCAGTCTGAGAAGGCAGCCATTCAGAAGCAGTTGGAGAGTGGATCTTATAATGTGCAAGCTATTGAGGTAAACATGAAG GTGAGTGAGGAGAAGGCTGTGAAGCTCACAAGAGAAATTCAAAGACTGGAAGAAGAAAACCAGTGTTTACG AGAGGAAGTAAACTCCATTCAAACCAAAATCCAAGACAAATATCAGGAAACTGAGACTCTACAGAAGAAAACTGAACATAAT TGTGAACATCTGCAGAAggaaattaaagaaaaagaaaaacacatcaaagcCGTGGAAACAAAG CTGTGCAATCTCAGGaaaaaaattgaaatgaaaCTTAAAGCCCAGGAGGAATACCAGAAAGAG aatAAAGTGCTTAAGAAACAAATAGCAAAGGAGATTGCAAAATCCAGTCAACTTGAAATTGTG gTCAACAGTCTTCACGAGGAGTCCAAGAGCCTTAAAAGACTGAATGAGAAAGACCATCAGAAAATGCTTAAGGATCTTGAGTCCAAATCAACCTTTGCAGCAGAACTCGAGAATGAG GTACAAAAGATCAAATTAACAGCAGCAGAGGCCATCAAGAACAAGGAAGACACAGAACTCAAGTGTCAACAGAAGATAGCTGATATGGTCGCATTGAtggaaaaacacaaa AGCCAGTACGATCGGATGGTTGAAGAAAAGGATGCGGAGCTTGATGAGAACAagaagaaagagatggagacTGTTTCCCATAGGAAATTCTTG GAGTTGGCTCTCGAGAAGCATAAGACAGATAATGATCAGCTGAAGCAAcagctgaaggcagcagtgacGGAGAAG GAAAACCTGGAGAAGGAGCTAACTGATTTGAAGAAAGAAATGTCATCAGTCAAAATCTCACTGACTCAACTGTCAGAAGCATCAAACAAGCAG TCGCCTGCCTCCAACAACAACCAACAGACTCCAAAAGAGAGCTCTTCAAAGAGACACGTGTTTGACTTCTCCAAGAGCAGGAAAACACCCTCCTACAGCAAAGATGATGGAAATACTGCACTTATAAAGAAAACT GAAATTCACAATGAAGACCTGAAAAACCCAAAAAATATTACCAACAGGGTTGGCGGAACATCAAAGATCAAA TCCTACAGAATACGAACACCCCCTTCTGAAAAGGCGGCACGCTGGGCGAAGAGCACCATAGAGCTTGATCCAAAGTCTGACAGCTCTGATCAAAATGATCtcttg AGCTTTGCAAGTGCACCCACACCCAATTTGTCTGCTCCACTCTACAAACGCAACATCCTTAAAAAG